A DNA window from Acinetobacter sp. 10FS3-1 contains the following coding sequences:
- a CDS encoding helix-turn-helix transcriptional regulator → MKDPFLLNSASIPVSYAVILLEIMAKKGIDSTDLLRKSRIPHQALLQDRITPRQWSRLVWESLQLTDHDGLGYEYGVALRLTAHGPMGFALMSCANLKQAIELVLQFFTMRLRHYQITFHENPNQSSLEITELHPVMASQAEQIFILRRFFYECIMIGAVQAAKFLTHEDYSKVGIDFDWSEPHYHAKYRQMLPTIQFNQPNNMIHFETEMLYIPIYMADPIAYQQALQQCKIEQQYFVSKISDITLQVKSKLILTPRKGYPSLEEIAESMAVSSRTLKRNLHNVGTTYSSLLDEIRLHDAKDLLTKSDMSIQQIAEYLGYEQPTNFTRAFKKWMGISPSEFRETKHSLISI, encoded by the coding sequence ATGAAAGATCCTTTTCTTCTAAATAGTGCCAGTATTCCAGTTTCCTATGCTGTTATTTTGCTTGAAATCATGGCGAAAAAAGGGATAGACAGTACCGACCTGCTCAGAAAAAGTAGAATTCCACACCAAGCTTTACTACAGGATAGAATTACCCCGAGACAATGGTCACGATTGGTTTGGGAAAGTCTGCAACTCACTGATCATGATGGGCTGGGTTATGAATATGGGGTAGCACTTCGGTTGACAGCTCATGGTCCTATGGGATTTGCCCTGATGAGTTGTGCGAATTTAAAACAGGCCATTGAGCTGGTTTTACAGTTTTTTACGATGCGTTTGCGACATTATCAAATTACTTTTCATGAGAACCCAAATCAGTCTTCTTTAGAAATTACAGAATTACATCCTGTCATGGCGAGTCAGGCGGAGCAAATTTTTATATTAAGACGTTTTTTTTATGAATGCATAATGATCGGGGCTGTACAGGCTGCTAAGTTTCTAACACATGAGGATTATTCAAAAGTAGGTATAGACTTTGACTGGTCTGAACCCCACTATCACGCTAAATACCGGCAGATGCTCCCCACTATTCAATTTAATCAGCCGAATAATATGATTCATTTTGAAACGGAAATGTTATATATACCAATCTACATGGCCGATCCAATTGCCTATCAGCAAGCATTGCAACAATGTAAAATCGAGCAGCAATATTTCGTCAGTAAAATCAGTGATATAACTTTACAAGTAAAGTCTAAACTCATTTTAACGCCAAGAAAAGGTTATCCAAGTTTAGAGGAAATTGCAGAAAGTATGGCGGTTTCAAGTCGTACACTTAAACGAAACTTACACAATGTAGGGACAACCTATTCCAGTCTTTTGGATGAAATTAGATTACACGATGCAAAAGACTTACTGACGAAAAGCGATATGAGCATTCAGCAAATTGCCGAATATTTAGGTTATGAACAACCCACCAATTTTACACGTGCTTTTAAAAAATGGATGGGG
- a CDS encoding SDR family NAD(P)-dependent oxidoreductase, with protein MALPKVNSDFRVVITGASSGIGEELAKQFAKMGYSLLLVARRVDKLEQLAHSLKQKHAVEVDLYPCDLADRQARSKLKAFLTTIQVSVLCNNAGFATFGALQELDPEREAEEVEVNAVTVHDLTIAVLPQMIARKSGAILIVGSTSGHQPTPTNATYAATKAFANSFAESLHSELKGTGVSCTLLAPGPTRTEFTEIAGISKIEAVGGQLVWVSADRVAKQAIEGMRCNKRIVIPGLLAQVQTVGGRYTPRVILLPILKHVFSRLKS; from the coding sequence ATGGCACTGCCAAAAGTAAATTCAGATTTTAGAGTGGTGATTACCGGTGCTTCATCAGGGATTGGTGAGGAGCTGGCCAAACAATTTGCAAAAATGGGTTATTCATTGCTTCTGGTGGCTCGTCGCGTTGACAAGCTTGAACAACTGGCCCACAGCCTGAAACAAAAACACGCCGTCGAAGTCGATTTATATCCATGTGACCTGGCTGATCGTCAGGCAAGAAGTAAATTGAAGGCGTTTTTAACTACCATTCAGGTTTCAGTTTTATGCAATAACGCAGGCTTTGCGACCTTTGGTGCCTTACAGGAACTCGATCCTGAACGTGAAGCAGAAGAAGTAGAAGTTAATGCCGTCACCGTCCATGATTTAACCATCGCTGTACTCCCCCAAATGATTGCACGTAAATCAGGTGCAATCTTAATTGTAGGATCAACCTCTGGACATCAACCCACACCGACCAACGCAACTTATGCAGCAACCAAAGCCTTTGCAAACTCATTTGCTGAATCATTACATAGTGAACTAAAAGGCACCGGTGTCAGTTGTACTTTACTTGCCCCGGGACCGACCCGTACAGAATTTACCGAAATAGCAGGCATCAGCAAAATTGAGGCGGTCGGTGGTCAACTGGTGTGGGTCAGTGCTGATCGCGTGGCAAAACAGGCCATTGAGGGCATGCGCTGTAATAAACGTATTGTGATTCCGGGCTTACTGGCTCAAGTCCAAACTGTTGGCGGGCGTTATACCCCCCGTGTGATCTTATTGCCGATTCTCAAACACGTTTTTTCGAGATTAAAATCATGA
- a CDS encoding acetoacetate decarboxylase family protein, giving the protein MKQFIQDIKTPLALARLGKKIYHNAQYLTAVVEVDPKKIAKWLPSGMTLAKPYRADLFCAYFPDNVYTGAYHEAGLFVHIKVGKKYGIFCPWMILDDDRAMIIGRELLGYPKKIGEIDWHNTGTHIVTKATRRGSTLIEMKAELGAVLAHAPPILGLPHRNISGGLGLGIPKEIRFTPIEHPIEVRQVKMQLQFNGNENDPLHDMGLGNVVEARLHRVDLSGGFIPPIQLPRLRTPLFLLRQFNPRIL; this is encoded by the coding sequence ATGAAGCAGTTTATTCAGGATATAAAAACGCCTTTGGCATTGGCCCGTTTAGGCAAGAAAATTTACCACAATGCCCAATATCTGACTGCGGTGGTTGAAGTCGATCCGAAGAAAATAGCGAAATGGTTACCCTCTGGCATGACTTTGGCAAAACCCTATCGTGCCGATCTATTCTGCGCTTATTTTCCTGACAATGTGTATACAGGTGCCTATCACGAGGCCGGTTTATTTGTGCATATCAAGGTCGGTAAAAAATACGGCATTTTCTGTCCGTGGATGATTTTGGACGACGACAGAGCGATGATTATTGGCCGTGAGCTGTTAGGCTATCCGAAAAAAATCGGTGAAATCGACTGGCACAATACGGGTACACATATCGTCACCAAAGCGACACGCCGAGGCTCTACTTTAATTGAAATGAAGGCGGAGTTGGGCGCTGTATTAGCTCATGCCCCGCCCATTTTAGGTTTACCACATCGCAATATTTCAGGCGGTTTAGGCTTAGGCATTCCCAAAGAAATCCGTTTTACTCCCATCGAACATCCTATTGAAGTCCGCCAAGTCAAAATGCAGCTCCAATTCAATGGTAATGAGAATGACCCATTGCATGATATGGGGTTGGGAAATGTGGTTGAGGCACGCTTACACCGGGTGGACTTATCGGGTGGTTTTATTCCACCGATCCAGCTGCCACGCTTAAGAACACCGCTGTTTTTACTACGACAATTTAACCCACGTATTCTTTGA
- a CDS encoding NADH:flavin oxidoreductase/NADH oxidase family protein, with the protein MNQHAKENVEVNVLAQPLKLACGISIPNRIAKAGMSEQLADRFGVPTTDLQQLYAVWARGGTGLLVTGNVMIDHRGLVEPRNVILENDHHLQSYRLWVKAVHANGGKIIMQINHPGRVAVLPLLKRPVAPSAVGLDLPAMNIIRIPKAMSEAEILEQIQRFAKTAKLAIQAGFDGVQVHAAHGYLISQFLSPLANKRTDQWGGTAENRRRILIETVRAVRKEIGADRILSVKLNSADFQKGGLSQQESLEISLALEAEGIDLLEISGGNYESPAQLGYAADRQAQKDAYFVDYAKALRQQSQLALMLTGGIRQNSTMQQLIAENIVDLIGMARPFAMQPDLAKQVLAGKSVQAQTSVPSIGYKPVDAYLQLAWHAMQFKRISQGLNPKGSKGLIPTFLRFGPQMGLNILTQK; encoded by the coding sequence ATGAATCAGCATGCAAAAGAAAATGTAGAAGTTAATGTTCTGGCCCAACCGTTAAAACTGGCATGTGGGATCAGCATTCCAAACCGTATTGCAAAAGCAGGCATGAGTGAGCAATTGGCTGATCGTTTTGGGGTACCGACTACCGATTTACAGCAACTCTATGCAGTATGGGCAAGAGGCGGTACAGGTCTGTTGGTCACCGGCAATGTCATGATTGACCATCGAGGTCTGGTTGAGCCACGTAATGTCATTCTTGAAAATGATCACCACTTACAGTCGTATCGTTTATGGGTAAAAGCGGTACATGCCAATGGTGGCAAAATCATTATGCAGATTAACCATCCCGGGCGTGTTGCGGTGTTACCTTTGCTGAAACGTCCTGTTGCACCATCAGCTGTAGGTTTAGACCTGCCTGCAATGAATATTATCCGTATTCCAAAAGCCATGAGCGAAGCTGAAATTTTGGAACAGATTCAACGCTTTGCTAAAACTGCAAAATTGGCAATACAAGCAGGCTTTGACGGTGTGCAAGTCCATGCAGCGCATGGTTATCTGATTTCGCAATTTTTATCCCCCTTGGCAAATAAACGGACCGATCAATGGGGCGGCACTGCTGAAAATCGTCGTCGTATCCTGATTGAAACTGTACGAGCCGTTCGTAAGGAAATTGGCGCTGACAGGATTTTAAGCGTCAAACTGAATTCCGCAGATTTTCAAAAAGGTGGATTAAGCCAACAGGAATCTTTAGAAATTTCGTTAGCTCTGGAAGCAGAAGGCATTGATCTTCTCGAAATTTCAGGCGGGAATTATGAATCACCGGCACAATTGGGTTATGCAGCGGACCGTCAGGCACAAAAAGATGCTTATTTTGTTGATTATGCAAAAGCGTTGAGGCAGCAAAGTCAGCTTGCCTTGATGCTTACGGGTGGAATCCGTCAAAACAGTACCATGCAGCAGCTGATTGCCGAAAATATCGTTGATTTGATCGGTATGGCACGCCCTTTTGCAATGCAACCGGATTTGGCAAAACAGGTGTTGGCAGGTAAATCGGTACAAGCTCAAACCAGTGTACCCTCCATTGGTTATAAACCTGTCGATGCTTATTTACAGCTGGCTTGGCATGCGATGCAATTTAAGCGGATCAGCCAGGGTTTAAACCCCAAAGGCAGTAAGGGTTTGATTCCAACATTCCTACGCTTTGGTCCTCAAATGGGACTGAATATCCTTACACAAAAATAA
- a CDS encoding metal-dependent hydrolase, whose protein sequence is MKSLISETHSITPRRPAFDFSKSSLHWIKDDPIASNILNVIHPITPAPERWFCQTFREALPYIQDEKLKQAAIAFIKQEASHSYGHTLVNRQLHIVEQHLQDYLKLLDWIFDDMIGSNPLGIKLKNEKLKKHWLKTRLGMVAAAEHITGVLGHWVLNAETLEKSAIEIELFRLLQWHGAEEVEHREVADAMFRSMSNSITLRTASAVFIFPLFSILAILGIYQIMEKDTEFPQPFKIRDYLRAARQDRVPKAQMLLKAGMRYFNPKHSPLNEGNTQQALNFLKKMGS, encoded by the coding sequence ATGAAAAGTCTGATTAGCGAAACGCATAGCATTACCCCCAGACGTCCAGCTTTTGATTTTTCCAAAAGCTCTTTACACTGGATCAAGGATGACCCGATTGCATCCAATATATTGAATGTGATTCATCCCATCACACCTGCACCTGAGCGTTGGTTCTGTCAGACTTTTCGTGAGGCTTTGCCTTATATTCAAGATGAAAAACTCAAACAAGCAGCCATTGCCTTTATCAAACAAGAAGCCAGCCATAGCTACGGTCATACCTTGGTCAATCGCCAGTTGCACATCGTTGAACAGCATTTACAGGATTATCTGAAACTGCTCGACTGGATTTTTGATGACATGATCGGTTCTAATCCCTTGGGGATCAAACTTAAAAATGAAAAATTAAAAAAACACTGGTTAAAAACCCGTTTAGGGATGGTTGCAGCCGCTGAACATATAACGGGTGTGTTGGGTCACTGGGTATTAAATGCGGAAACCCTTGAAAAATCTGCGATAGAAATTGAACTGTTTAGGTTATTACAGTGGCATGGTGCAGAGGAAGTCGAACACCGCGAAGTTGCTGATGCCATGTTTAGATCTATGAGCAATAGCATTACATTGCGAACAGCTTCAGCCGTTTTTATATTTCCACTTTTTTCGATACTCGCCATCCTGGGTATTTATCAAATTATGGAGAAAGATACTGAATTTCCTCAACCATTTAAAATCCGCGATTATTTACGGGCTGCACGTCAAGACCGTGTACCGAAAGCCCAGATGTTATTGAAAGCAGGTATGCGCTATTTTAATCCCAAGCACTCCCCCTTGAACGAAGGGAATACACAGCAGGCTTTGAACTTTTTGAAAAAAATGGGAAGCTAG
- a CDS encoding phosphomannomutase CpsG produces the protein MTKLTCFKAYDIRGKLGTELNTEIAYKIGRAYGQIYQPETVVVGCDIRLSSEDLKQATIRGLNDAGVNVLDLGMTGTEEVYFGAFHLDVQGGIEITASHNPMDYNGMKLVRENARPISADTGLKDIQALAESNQFIETATKGTVQTYNILPEFIDHLMTYIDPASLRPMKLVVNAGNGAAGHVIDALEIKFKALNIPVEFIKIHHEADGNFPNGIPNPILVENRASTRDAVIAHAADMGIAWDGDFDRCFLFDEKGQFIEGYYIVGLLAQAFLLKQAGEKIVHDPRLVWNTFDVVDQYQGTAIQSKSGHAFIKDVMREYNAVYGGEMSAHHYFRDFAYCDSGMIPWLLAISVVSETGKSLSSLVEEMIAKFPCSGEINFKVEDTQATIQKIFEHYAEQKPEIDQTDGVSLNFGTWRFNVRASNTEPLLRLNIESRRDQQPRPMQSYIDELTQLIQG, from the coding sequence ATGACTAAACTGACCTGTTTCAAAGCCTATGATATTCGCGGTAAATTAGGGACTGAACTGAATACCGAAATCGCCTATAAAATCGGCCGTGCCTATGGACAGATTTATCAACCTGAGACAGTGGTGGTAGGTTGCGATATCCGCTTAAGCAGCGAAGACTTAAAACAGGCGACCATCCGTGGCTTAAATGATGCAGGGGTCAATGTGCTGGATCTGGGGATGACCGGCACGGAAGAAGTCTACTTTGGCGCGTTCCATCTGGATGTACAGGGTGGGATTGAAATTACCGCCAGTCATAATCCGATGGACTATAACGGCATGAAACTGGTGCGTGAAAATGCTCGTCCAATCAGTGCAGATACCGGCCTAAAAGACATTCAAGCGCTGGCCGAGAGCAACCAGTTTATTGAAACTGCGACCAAGGGCACGGTTCAGACATACAATATTCTGCCTGAATTTATCGATCACCTGATGACTTATATTGATCCGGCCAGTCTCCGTCCGATGAAGCTGGTGGTCAATGCCGGCAATGGGGCTGCAGGCCATGTGATTGATGCCCTTGAAATCAAGTTTAAAGCGCTCAATATTCCTGTTGAATTTATCAAGATCCATCATGAAGCTGATGGCAACTTTCCCAATGGTATTCCTAATCCAATTCTGGTGGAAAATCGTGCCAGTACCCGTGATGCAGTCATAGCCCATGCGGCAGATATGGGAATTGCCTGGGATGGAGATTTTGACCGTTGCTTCCTCTTTGATGAAAAAGGCCAGTTTATTGAAGGCTATTATATTGTCGGTTTACTGGCACAGGCCTTTTTGCTCAAACAGGCGGGTGAAAAAATTGTGCATGACCCCCGTCTGGTCTGGAATACCTTTGATGTGGTCGACCAGTATCAAGGGACTGCAATCCAGTCTAAATCAGGCCATGCTTTTATTAAGGATGTGATGCGCGAATACAATGCAGTCTATGGCGGTGAGATGAGTGCCCATCACTATTTCCGTGATTTTGCCTACTGTGATAGTGGCATGATTCCCTGGTTGCTCGCCATCAGTGTTGTCTCGGAAACCGGAAAATCTCTCTCTTCCTTGGTGGAAGAGATGATTGCCAAATTCCCGTGTAGCGGAGAAATCAACTTTAAAGTCGAAGATACTCAGGCCACGATCCAAAAAATCTTTGAACATTATGCTGAGCAAAAACCTGAAATTGATCAAACCGACGGAGTCAGCCTAAATTTTGGTACCTGGCGTTTTAATGTCCGGGCATCCAATACTGAACCTTTATTGCGTTTAAATATTGAAAGTCGCCGTGATCAACAGCCACGCCCGATGCAAAGTTATATTGATGAACTGACCCAGCTGATTCAGGGTTAA